From the Malus domestica chromosome 17, GDT2T_hap1 genome, one window contains:
- the LOC108169913 gene encoding NDR1/HIN1-like protein 6, with protein sequence MLQDQGHPGPHGRNPPRFNGQYRPNGHRKSSCLRCYCCCYCCIFITLVVIIAAVVISLIIINPSVPKYGINDFSVKAFNVTPDFNLHAQFMVTVKAVNPNKKISIIYEKGSTVQLKYSGMKLCTGVVPHFRQPTSNTTMINVDLNGDLKGSDFQGSIGESLMKKIKSGRVPLTVSVRVPVNVGLGNYNMLLNPIGIYVDASMVVNNLSQPDKKVQISDTKYDFNFGFKFKK encoded by the coding sequence ATGCTCCAAGATCAAGGCCATCCAGGTCCCCATGGCCGCAATCCTCCTCGCTTTAATGGCCAATATCGTCCCAATGGGCACCGCAAAAGCAGTTGTCTGAGATGCTactgttgttgttattgttgcaTCTTCATAACCCTAGTGGTGATCATTGCAGCCGTGGTCATCAGCCTAATAATTATCAATCCCAGTGTGCCCAAATACGGTATTAATGACTTCTCTGTCAAGGCATTCAACGTCACCCCTGATTTCAACCTCCACGCGCAATTTATGGTCACGGTAAAAGCTGTGAATCCCAACAAAAAAATCTCCATTATATATGAGAAGGGCAGCACCGTGCAGCTCAAGTATTCCGGGATGAAGCTTTGTACCGGGGTGGTCCCACATTTTCGTCAACCGACGAGCAATACCACCATGATCAACGTGGATTTGAACGGAGACTTGAAAGGGAGTGACTTTCAGGGATCCATAGGGGAGTCACTTATGAAGAAAATCAAGAGTGGCAGGGTCCCTTTGACTGTTTCAGTTAGGGTACCGGTCAATGTAGGGCTTGGGAATTACAATATGTTGCTGAATCCAATCGGGATTTACGTCGATGCCTCCATGGTTGTCAACAATTTGTCCCAGCCAGATAAGAAAGTACAGATTTCAGACACTAAATATGACTTTAATTTTGGATTTAAGTTCAAAAAATGA
- the LOC103404726 gene encoding protein EPIDERMAL PATTERNING FACTOR 1 — translation MKGSICVATFLVLLLLLPQTMSARRIARPHSRHHGRHLKSTIREGLVDKESINYKRVRGPDTLQVAGSSLPDCSHACGSCRPCRLVMVSFVCASVAESETCPMAYKCMCNNKSYPVP, via the exons ATGAAGGGTTCAATTTGTGTAGCTacatttcttgttcttcttcttttacttccacaaaccatgtcCGCAAGGCGCATAGCTCGGCCTCATTCAC GTCATCATGGGCGCCATCTGAAGAGTACAATTAGAGAAGGATTAGTGGATAAAGAGTCAATTAATTATAAAAGAGTTAGGGGGCCAGATACACTCCAAGTGGCAGGGTCGAGCTTGCCAGATTGCTCCCATGCTTGTGGATCTTGCAGACCATGCAGACTAGTGATGGTGAGCTTTGTTTGCGCGTCAGTCGCTGAGTCTGAGACATGTCCAATGGCTTACAAGTGTATGTGCAATAACAAGTCCTATCCTGTTCCTTAG
- the LOC103404725 gene encoding uncharacterized protein isoform X4 gives MRLRKRIQCFPSCSSLRKVDEDENYRRRKKCDEELEWPHNSTHVKPQLAQCFINAMVGPRSWTGLFTRSSNKRNEKPDDYSLSPLQEQRLLRLQARLQVPFDENRPDHQEALKALWHAAFPDVALRGLISEQWKEMGWQGCNPSTDFRGCGFISLENLLFFARIYPASFRRLLFKRDGNRATWEYPFAVAGINISFMLIKMLDLCSEKPRCLPGINFVKLLGEDEAAFDVLYCIAFEMVDAQWLAMHASYMQFNEVLQATRTQLERELSLEDTQRIHDLPAYNLLYQ, from the exons ATGAGATTAAGGAAGCGTATACAATGCTTTCCTTCTTGCTCTTCCCTTCGCAAA GTTGATGAGGATGAGAATTATAGGAGACGGAAAAAGTGCGATGAAGAGTTGGAATGGCCACACAATTCAACTCATGTCAAACCGCAGTTAGCTCAATGTTTTA TTAATGCTATGGTTGGACCACGATCATGGACAGGATTATTTACCCGCTCAAGTAACAAACGTAATGAGAAGCCAGATGACTACTCTTTGAGTCCTCTTCAG GAACAGAGACTTTTGAGGCTTCAAGCACGACTACAAGTACCTTTTGACGAGAATCGCCCTGATCATCAA GAAGCCTTGaaagcattgtggcatgctGCCTTTCCAGATGTTGCTCTGCGAGGTCTGATCTCCGAGCAATGGAAAGAGATGGGTTGGCAAGGTTGTAACCCCTCTACTGACTTCAG GGGCTGCGGTTTTATCTCCCTCGAGAACTTGCTTTTTTTCGCCAGGATTTATCCA GCATCTTTCCGTAGGTTATTGTTCAAGCGAGACGGGAATCGAGCAACTTGGGAATACCCATTTGCTGTTGCTGGCATAAATATATCATTTATGTTGATCAAAATGCTGGATCTTTGCTCAG AAAAACCAAGGTGTCTTCCAGGAATAAATTTCGTGAAACTATTAGGAG AAGATGAAGCCGCCTTTGATGTACTGTACTGTATAGCTTTCGAAATGGTTGATGCTCAGTGGCTCGCAATGCATGCGTCCTACATGCAGTTTAAT GAGGTTCTACAAGCAACAAGGACACAGTTGGAAAGAGAGTTGTCTTTAGAAGATACTCAAAGAATACATGATTTACCAGCTTACAATCTATTGTACCAGTAG
- the LOC103404725 gene encoding uncharacterized protein isoform X1: MRLRKRIQCFPSCSSLRKVDEDENYRRRKKCDEELEWPHNSTHVKPQLAQCFIVVVNAMVGPRSWTGLFTRSSNKRNEKPDDYSLSPLQEQRLLRLQARLQVPFDENRPDHQEALKALWHAAFPDVALRGLISEQWKEMGWQGCNPSTDFSLFSYSEMLSSGAAVLSPSRTCFFSPGFIQLLFKRDGNRATWEYPFAVAGINISFMLIKMLDLCSEKPRCLPGINFVKLLGEDEAAFDVLYCIAFEMVDAQWLAMHASYMQFNEVLQATRTQLERELSLEDTQRIHDLPAYNLLYQ; this comes from the exons ATGAGATTAAGGAAGCGTATACAATGCTTTCCTTCTTGCTCTTCCCTTCGCAAA GTTGATGAGGATGAGAATTATAGGAGACGGAAAAAGTGCGATGAAGAGTTGGAATGGCCACACAATTCAACTCATGTCAAACCGCAGTTAGCTCAATGTTTTA TCGTTGTAGTTAATGCTATGGTTGGACCACGATCATGGACAGGATTATTTACCCGCTCAAGTAACAAACGTAATGAGAAGCCAGATGACTACTCTTTGAGTCCTCTTCAG GAACAGAGACTTTTGAGGCTTCAAGCACGACTACAAGTACCTTTTGACGAGAATCGCCCTGATCATCAA GAAGCCTTGaaagcattgtggcatgctGCCTTTCCAGATGTTGCTCTGCGAGGTCTGATCTCCGAGCAATGGAAAGAGATGGGTTGGCAAGGTTGTAACCCCTCTACTGACTTCAG TTTATTCTCTTATAGTGAAATGCTCTCTTCAGGGGCTGCGGTTTTATCTCCCTCGAGAACTTGCTTTTTTTCGCCAGGATTTATCCA GTTATTGTTCAAGCGAGACGGGAATCGAGCAACTTGGGAATACCCATTTGCTGTTGCTGGCATAAATATATCATTTATGTTGATCAAAATGCTGGATCTTTGCTCAG AAAAACCAAGGTGTCTTCCAGGAATAAATTTCGTGAAACTATTAGGAG AAGATGAAGCCGCCTTTGATGTACTGTACTGTATAGCTTTCGAAATGGTTGATGCTCAGTGGCTCGCAATGCATGCGTCCTACATGCAGTTTAAT GAGGTTCTACAAGCAACAAGGACACAGTTGGAAAGAGAGTTGTCTTTAGAAGATACTCAAAGAATACATGATTTACCAGCTTACAATCTATTGTACCAGTAG
- the LOC103404725 gene encoding uncharacterized protein isoform X2: MRLRKRIQCFPSCSSLRKVDEDENYRRRKKCDEELEWPHNSTHVKPQLAQCFINAMVGPRSWTGLFTRSSNKRNEKPDDYSLSPLQEQRLLRLQARLQVPFDENRPDHQEALKALWHAAFPDVALRGLISEQWKEMGWQGCNPSTDFSLFSYSEMLSSGAAVLSPSRTCFFSPGFIQLLFKRDGNRATWEYPFAVAGINISFMLIKMLDLCSEKPRCLPGINFVKLLGEDEAAFDVLYCIAFEMVDAQWLAMHASYMQFNEVLQATRTQLERELSLEDTQRIHDLPAYNLLYQ; this comes from the exons ATGAGATTAAGGAAGCGTATACAATGCTTTCCTTCTTGCTCTTCCCTTCGCAAA GTTGATGAGGATGAGAATTATAGGAGACGGAAAAAGTGCGATGAAGAGTTGGAATGGCCACACAATTCAACTCATGTCAAACCGCAGTTAGCTCAATGTTTTA TTAATGCTATGGTTGGACCACGATCATGGACAGGATTATTTACCCGCTCAAGTAACAAACGTAATGAGAAGCCAGATGACTACTCTTTGAGTCCTCTTCAG GAACAGAGACTTTTGAGGCTTCAAGCACGACTACAAGTACCTTTTGACGAGAATCGCCCTGATCATCAA GAAGCCTTGaaagcattgtggcatgctGCCTTTCCAGATGTTGCTCTGCGAGGTCTGATCTCCGAGCAATGGAAAGAGATGGGTTGGCAAGGTTGTAACCCCTCTACTGACTTCAG TTTATTCTCTTATAGTGAAATGCTCTCTTCAGGGGCTGCGGTTTTATCTCCCTCGAGAACTTGCTTTTTTTCGCCAGGATTTATCCA GTTATTGTTCAAGCGAGACGGGAATCGAGCAACTTGGGAATACCCATTTGCTGTTGCTGGCATAAATATATCATTTATGTTGATCAAAATGCTGGATCTTTGCTCAG AAAAACCAAGGTGTCTTCCAGGAATAAATTTCGTGAAACTATTAGGAG AAGATGAAGCCGCCTTTGATGTACTGTACTGTATAGCTTTCGAAATGGTTGATGCTCAGTGGCTCGCAATGCATGCGTCCTACATGCAGTTTAAT GAGGTTCTACAAGCAACAAGGACACAGTTGGAAAGAGAGTTGTCTTTAGAAGATACTCAAAGAATACATGATTTACCAGCTTACAATCTATTGTACCAGTAG
- the LOC103404725 gene encoding uncharacterized protein isoform X3, with translation MRLRKRIQCFPSCSSLRKVDEDENYRRRKKCDEELEWPHNSTHVKPQLAQCFIVVVNAMVGPRSWTGLFTRSSNKRNEKPDDYSLSPLQEQRLLRLQARLQVPFDENRPDHQEALKALWHAAFPDVALRGLISEQWKEMGWQGCNPSTDFRGCGFISLENLLFFARIYPASFRRLLFKRDGNRATWEYPFAVAGINISFMLIKMLDLCSEKPRCLPGINFVKLLGEDEAAFDVLYCIAFEMVDAQWLAMHASYMQFNEVLQATRTQLERELSLEDTQRIHDLPAYNLLYQ, from the exons ATGAGATTAAGGAAGCGTATACAATGCTTTCCTTCTTGCTCTTCCCTTCGCAAA GTTGATGAGGATGAGAATTATAGGAGACGGAAAAAGTGCGATGAAGAGTTGGAATGGCCACACAATTCAACTCATGTCAAACCGCAGTTAGCTCAATGTTTTA TCGTTGTAGTTAATGCTATGGTTGGACCACGATCATGGACAGGATTATTTACCCGCTCAAGTAACAAACGTAATGAGAAGCCAGATGACTACTCTTTGAGTCCTCTTCAG GAACAGAGACTTTTGAGGCTTCAAGCACGACTACAAGTACCTTTTGACGAGAATCGCCCTGATCATCAA GAAGCCTTGaaagcattgtggcatgctGCCTTTCCAGATGTTGCTCTGCGAGGTCTGATCTCCGAGCAATGGAAAGAGATGGGTTGGCAAGGTTGTAACCCCTCTACTGACTTCAG GGGCTGCGGTTTTATCTCCCTCGAGAACTTGCTTTTTTTCGCCAGGATTTATCCA GCATCTTTCCGTAGGTTATTGTTCAAGCGAGACGGGAATCGAGCAACTTGGGAATACCCATTTGCTGTTGCTGGCATAAATATATCATTTATGTTGATCAAAATGCTGGATCTTTGCTCAG AAAAACCAAGGTGTCTTCCAGGAATAAATTTCGTGAAACTATTAGGAG AAGATGAAGCCGCCTTTGATGTACTGTACTGTATAGCTTTCGAAATGGTTGATGCTCAGTGGCTCGCAATGCATGCGTCCTACATGCAGTTTAAT GAGGTTCTACAAGCAACAAGGACACAGTTGGAAAGAGAGTTGTCTTTAGAAGATACTCAAAGAATACATGATTTACCAGCTTACAATCTATTGTACCAGTAG
- the LOC103404725 gene encoding uncharacterized protein isoform X5, whose protein sequence is MLSFLLFPSQINAMVGPRSWTGLFTRSSNKRNEKPDDYSLSPLQEQRLLRLQARLQVPFDENRPDHQEALKALWHAAFPDVALRGLISEQWKEMGWQGCNPSTDFSLFSYSEMLSSGAAVLSPSRTCFFSPGFIQLLFKRDGNRATWEYPFAVAGINISFMLIKMLDLCSEKPRCLPGINFVKLLGEDEAAFDVLYCIAFEMVDAQWLAMHASYMQFNEVLQATRTQLERELSLEDTQRIHDLPAYNLLYQ, encoded by the exons ATGCTTTCCTTCTTGCTCTTCCCTTCGCAAA TTAATGCTATGGTTGGACCACGATCATGGACAGGATTATTTACCCGCTCAAGTAACAAACGTAATGAGAAGCCAGATGACTACTCTTTGAGTCCTCTTCAG GAACAGAGACTTTTGAGGCTTCAAGCACGACTACAAGTACCTTTTGACGAGAATCGCCCTGATCATCAA GAAGCCTTGaaagcattgtggcatgctGCCTTTCCAGATGTTGCTCTGCGAGGTCTGATCTCCGAGCAATGGAAAGAGATGGGTTGGCAAGGTTGTAACCCCTCTACTGACTTCAG TTTATTCTCTTATAGTGAAATGCTCTCTTCAGGGGCTGCGGTTTTATCTCCCTCGAGAACTTGCTTTTTTTCGCCAGGATTTATCCA GTTATTGTTCAAGCGAGACGGGAATCGAGCAACTTGGGAATACCCATTTGCTGTTGCTGGCATAAATATATCATTTATGTTGATCAAAATGCTGGATCTTTGCTCAG AAAAACCAAGGTGTCTTCCAGGAATAAATTTCGTGAAACTATTAGGAG AAGATGAAGCCGCCTTTGATGTACTGTACTGTATAGCTTTCGAAATGGTTGATGCTCAGTGGCTCGCAATGCATGCGTCCTACATGCAGTTTAAT GAGGTTCTACAAGCAACAAGGACACAGTTGGAAAGAGAGTTGTCTTTAGAAGATACTCAAAGAATACATGATTTACCAGCTTACAATCTATTGTACCAGTAG
- the LOC103404725 gene encoding uncharacterized protein isoform X6, whose product MVGPRSWTGLFTRSSNKRNEKPDDYSLSPLQEQRLLRLQARLQVPFDENRPDHQEALKALWHAAFPDVALRGLISEQWKEMGWQGCNPSTDFSLFSYSEMLSSGAAVLSPSRTCFFSPGFIQLLFKRDGNRATWEYPFAVAGINISFMLIKMLDLCSEKPRCLPGINFVKLLGEDEAAFDVLYCIAFEMVDAQWLAMHASYMQFNEVLQATRTQLERELSLEDTQRIHDLPAYNLLYQ is encoded by the exons ATGGTTGGACCACGATCATGGACAGGATTATTTACCCGCTCAAGTAACAAACGTAATGAGAAGCCAGATGACTACTCTTTGAGTCCTCTTCAG GAACAGAGACTTTTGAGGCTTCAAGCACGACTACAAGTACCTTTTGACGAGAATCGCCCTGATCATCAA GAAGCCTTGaaagcattgtggcatgctGCCTTTCCAGATGTTGCTCTGCGAGGTCTGATCTCCGAGCAATGGAAAGAGATGGGTTGGCAAGGTTGTAACCCCTCTACTGACTTCAG TTTATTCTCTTATAGTGAAATGCTCTCTTCAGGGGCTGCGGTTTTATCTCCCTCGAGAACTTGCTTTTTTTCGCCAGGATTTATCCA GTTATTGTTCAAGCGAGACGGGAATCGAGCAACTTGGGAATACCCATTTGCTGTTGCTGGCATAAATATATCATTTATGTTGATCAAAATGCTGGATCTTTGCTCAG AAAAACCAAGGTGTCTTCCAGGAATAAATTTCGTGAAACTATTAGGAG AAGATGAAGCCGCCTTTGATGTACTGTACTGTATAGCTTTCGAAATGGTTGATGCTCAGTGGCTCGCAATGCATGCGTCCTACATGCAGTTTAAT GAGGTTCTACAAGCAACAAGGACACAGTTGGAAAGAGAGTTGTCTTTAGAAGATACTCAAAGAATACATGATTTACCAGCTTACAATCTATTGTACCAGTAG
- the LOC103404725 gene encoding uncharacterized protein isoform X7 produces the protein MVGPRSWTGLFTRSSNKRNEKPDDYSLSPLQEQRLLRLQARLQVPFDENRPDHQEALKALWHAAFPDVALRGLISEQWKEMGWQGCNPSTDFRGCGFISLENLLFFARIYPASFRRLLFKRDGNRATWEYPFAVAGINISFMLIKMLDLCSEKPRCLPGINFVKLLGEDEAAFDVLYCIAFEMVDAQWLAMHASYMQFNEVLQATRTQLERELSLEDTQRIHDLPAYNLLYQ, from the exons ATGGTTGGACCACGATCATGGACAGGATTATTTACCCGCTCAAGTAACAAACGTAATGAGAAGCCAGATGACTACTCTTTGAGTCCTCTTCAG GAACAGAGACTTTTGAGGCTTCAAGCACGACTACAAGTACCTTTTGACGAGAATCGCCCTGATCATCAA GAAGCCTTGaaagcattgtggcatgctGCCTTTCCAGATGTTGCTCTGCGAGGTCTGATCTCCGAGCAATGGAAAGAGATGGGTTGGCAAGGTTGTAACCCCTCTACTGACTTCAG GGGCTGCGGTTTTATCTCCCTCGAGAACTTGCTTTTTTTCGCCAGGATTTATCCA GCATCTTTCCGTAGGTTATTGTTCAAGCGAGACGGGAATCGAGCAACTTGGGAATACCCATTTGCTGTTGCTGGCATAAATATATCATTTATGTTGATCAAAATGCTGGATCTTTGCTCAG AAAAACCAAGGTGTCTTCCAGGAATAAATTTCGTGAAACTATTAGGAG AAGATGAAGCCGCCTTTGATGTACTGTACTGTATAGCTTTCGAAATGGTTGATGCTCAGTGGCTCGCAATGCATGCGTCCTACATGCAGTTTAAT GAGGTTCTACAAGCAACAAGGACACAGTTGGAAAGAGAGTTGTCTTTAGAAGATACTCAAAGAATACATGATTTACCAGCTTACAATCTATTGTACCAGTAG